A genomic window from Chitinophaga pollutisoli includes:
- a CDS encoding TonB-dependent receptor yields MRFSLSLLLFMVMGLHLLVASPLKGQALDEKKITMEATNITLEKALVQLERLSGFRVAFATEKVLRHQRVFMPMGTRSVSATLNSLLTQTGLEYRYSENTIMIVPQPEGAPAPQPAAPAVADSLQPVRGKIVDEAGLALPGVSIRVKGTTRGVYSDGNGQFVLQAAKGEMIVFSSVGSVQQEHIVSGNAPLSIIMAADNRKLEDVVIVGYGTQRKGNLTGAVSTVDVKRTLEARPITDVGRGLQGAVPGLTITTSSGDLGRNPNIRLRGMTGSLNNNGVGTQPLILVDNVEVPSLQMVNPQDIANISVLKDAASTAIYGSRAAWGVILITTKSGKKGAPSKIDYSNNFSWSKPLSLPEVMNGTDWVQTAMETRRRTSQNPDLVSFGVLGMTYDTTSIRKIREWEQQYAGKDLGDELVAGRDFEVRGGAFYPYRTWNAADRWMKKASFQQKHDVAFSGGGEKTVYHLSLGYLNQTGLLKVKNDRFDRYNATLNLNSTVTDWMDVRGKMMFSQSNLTTPFSYSAATYGPWYYLYRWPPTYPYGTYNGQPMRSIIMEMEQSQMDRNRSNFNRMQIGATLRPVRNLTVDVDYTYSTTNTRLHQVGGKLRGINFWAGNLNYSEDFQGANFDMVRDRSSYNTMHSGRVFATYTLDLNDVHHLKFLAGTDIDQYTSGFHSSERRKLIDPNFGEIGLALGDQFVGSDAGHWATNGYFARANYDYKNKYLLEINGRYNGSSWFPENDKWAFFPSVSAGYVLTEEPFMRSLQPALNFFKVRGSWGQVGNQNLGGYRFLSVMNSANSNWIIGANNMLTFTSPGLVSKSLTWETVTTLDFGAEARFLDNRLGVTFDWYSRVTSDMITTTVGVPSTLGTGAPVLNYGELTTKGWELAVDYNHRFDNGLNINVVGAVTDFSEVLTKFVSATRNIYGNYEGRNLGEIWGYETDRMFQEGDFTQSGGVYVPKSGIPDQTALTRGSGWFRYGPGDIKYRDLNGDGKVTFGNETLDDHGDLRIIGNSTPRYQYSLRLGGDWKGIDLSVFWQGVAKRDLWASGPVAIPGFRETEAWYTHQIDYWSPSNTDAFYPRPTYHDQAESNKNFYRQTKYLLNMSYLRLKNLTLGYTLPQHLVSRAKFKNARIYVAGENLLTFDRLNIPIDPEIDYLPEQSDRNSFARVYPYRAEYSVGLQITF; encoded by the coding sequence ATGAGATTTAGTCTGTCTCTGTTACTCTTCATGGTTATGGGCCTCCATTTGCTGGTGGCCTCTCCGCTCAAAGGCCAGGCGCTGGATGAGAAGAAGATCACCATGGAGGCTACCAACATCACGCTGGAGAAGGCGCTGGTGCAGCTGGAAAGGCTTTCGGGGTTCAGGGTAGCGTTTGCTACGGAAAAAGTGCTGCGGCACCAGCGGGTATTTATGCCCATGGGTACCCGCAGCGTGAGCGCCACGCTGAACTCGCTGCTCACCCAAACCGGGTTGGAATACAGGTATTCTGAAAATACCATCATGATCGTTCCCCAGCCCGAAGGCGCTCCTGCTCCCCAACCGGCGGCTCCCGCCGTGGCGGACTCGCTGCAGCCCGTCCGCGGGAAGATCGTGGATGAAGCAGGGCTCGCCCTGCCCGGCGTGTCCATCCGCGTGAAAGGAACCACCCGCGGTGTGTACTCCGACGGCAACGGGCAATTCGTACTCCAGGCCGCCAAAGGGGAAATGATCGTTTTCTCCTCCGTAGGATCCGTGCAACAGGAACACATCGTGTCCGGCAACGCCCCGCTGTCGATCATAATGGCGGCGGACAACCGTAAGCTGGAAGACGTTGTGATCGTAGGTTACGGCACCCAGCGGAAAGGGAACCTCACCGGCGCCGTGAGCACCGTTGATGTTAAGCGCACGCTCGAAGCAAGGCCCATCACCGACGTAGGGCGCGGCCTCCAGGGAGCCGTTCCCGGGCTTACCATCACCACGTCCAGCGGCGACCTCGGCCGCAACCCCAACATCCGCCTGCGCGGGATGACCGGCTCCCTTAACAACAACGGCGTTGGTACCCAACCCCTCATCCTCGTCGATAACGTGGAAGTGCCCAGCCTCCAAATGGTGAACCCGCAAGACATCGCCAACATTTCCGTGCTGAAAGACGCCGCGTCGACCGCCATCTACGGCTCCCGCGCTGCGTGGGGCGTGATCCTCATCACCACCAAAAGCGGCAAGAAAGGCGCTCCTTCCAAAATCGATTACAGCAATAACTTCTCCTGGTCCAAACCCCTCTCGCTGCCCGAAGTCATGAACGGCACCGACTGGGTGCAAACGGCAATGGAAACCCGCCGGCGTACCTCCCAGAATCCTGACCTGGTATCTTTCGGCGTGCTGGGCATGACCTACGATACCACGAGCATCCGCAAGATCAGGGAATGGGAACAGCAATACGCAGGCAAAGACCTGGGCGACGAATTGGTGGCGGGCCGCGACTTCGAAGTGCGGGGCGGGGCCTTCTATCCCTACCGTACCTGGAACGCCGCCGACCGCTGGATGAAAAAAGCCTCCTTCCAGCAGAAGCACGACGTCGCATTTTCTGGCGGTGGCGAAAAGACGGTGTACCACCTGAGCCTGGGGTATCTCAATCAAACCGGGCTCCTGAAAGTGAAGAATGACCGCTTCGACCGGTACAATGCCACGCTCAACCTCAACTCCACCGTTACCGACTGGATGGATGTGCGGGGCAAGATGATGTTCTCCCAATCTAACCTGACCACACCGTTCTCTTATTCCGCCGCTACATACGGCCCATGGTACTACCTCTACCGCTGGCCGCCTACTTATCCCTATGGTACGTACAACGGCCAGCCCATGCGGAGCATCATCATGGAAATGGAGCAAAGCCAGATGGATCGCAACCGTTCGAACTTCAACCGGATGCAGATCGGCGCCACGCTCCGCCCAGTCCGGAACCTGACGGTAGATGTGGATTACACCTATTCCACCACCAACACGCGCCTGCACCAGGTAGGCGGCAAACTGCGCGGGATCAACTTCTGGGCAGGTAACCTGAATTATTCGGAAGACTTCCAGGGCGCGAACTTCGATATGGTGCGAGACCGCTCGAGCTATAACACCATGCATTCCGGCCGCGTTTTCGCGACATATACGCTGGATCTCAACGATGTGCATCACCTCAAATTCCTCGCGGGTACCGACATCGACCAGTATACCAGCGGTTTTCATTCTTCGGAAAGAAGAAAGCTCATTGATCCCAATTTCGGGGAGATCGGCCTGGCGCTGGGCGATCAGTTCGTAGGCAGTGATGCGGGGCATTGGGCCACCAACGGTTATTTTGCGCGGGCGAACTACGATTACAAAAACAAATACCTGCTGGAAATCAACGGCCGCTACAACGGCTCGTCCTGGTTCCCGGAGAATGATAAATGGGCGTTTTTCCCCTCCGTTTCGGCGGGATATGTACTGACGGAAGAACCTTTCATGCGTTCGCTCCAGCCCGCGTTGAACTTCTTCAAAGTGAGAGGTTCCTGGGGACAGGTGGGTAACCAGAACCTCGGTGGTTACCGCTTCCTGTCGGTGATGAATTCCGCCAACAGCAACTGGATCATCGGCGCCAACAACATGCTGACCTTCACTTCTCCCGGTCTCGTTTCCAAATCCCTGACCTGGGAAACCGTTACCACCCTCGACTTCGGCGCGGAAGCCCGATTCCTCGACAACCGGTTAGGCGTTACGTTCGATTGGTATAGCCGCGTAACTTCAGACATGATCACCACCACCGTGGGCGTGCCGTCGACATTGGGGACGGGCGCACCGGTGCTGAATTACGGGGAACTGACGACGAAGGGCTGGGAATTGGCGGTGGATTATAACCACCGGTTCGACAATGGGCTGAACATCAACGTGGTGGGCGCCGTAACGGATTTCAGCGAAGTGCTGACCAAATTCGTGAGCGCCACCCGGAACATTTACGGTAACTACGAAGGCCGCAACCTCGGCGAGATCTGGGGTTATGAAACAGATCGCATGTTCCAGGAAGGCGACTTTACGCAAAGCGGCGGCGTGTATGTGCCGAAGTCGGGCATCCCCGACCAAACGGCCCTCACCCGCGGCAGCGGTTGGTTCCGGTACGGCCCCGGCGATATCAAGTACAGAGACCTCAACGGCGACGGAAAAGTGACGTTCGGCAATGAAACCCTCGACGATCACGGCGATCTCCGCATCATCGGCAATTCCACGCCGCGCTATCAGTACAGCCTGCGGCTAGGGGGCGATTGGAAAGGAATCGACCTGAGCGTTTTCTGGCAGGGCGTGGCCAAGCGCGACCTCTGGGCTTCAGGGCCCGTAGCGATTCCTGGCTTCAGGGAAACGGAAGCGTGGTATACCCACCAGATCGATTACTGGTCGCCCAGCAATACGGACGCCTTCTATCCCCGCCCCACTTACCATGACCAGGCGGAGAGCAACAAGAACTTTTACCGGCAAACGAAATACCTGCTGAACATGTCTTACCTACGCCTCAAAAACCTGACGCTCGGGTACACCTTGCCGCAGCACCTCGTGAGCCGCGCGAAATTCAAAAACGCCAGGATTTACGTTGCAGGCGAAAACCTGCTCACCTTCGACCGGTTAAACATTCCTATCGATCCCGAAATTGACTATCTGCCCGAACAATCGGACCGGAACTCCTTTGCCCGCGTATATCCTTACCGCGCAGAATATTCCGTAGGCCTGCAAATCACTTTCTAA
- a CDS encoding FecR domain-containing protein — MGVTDIRHLLEKYASGTCTPEEREALEAWYESFRHPHAADASWEADAVLTRELMQDFREMQRRKERLFRGDKGWRNWWKAAAVIVPVAGIGAVLWMSRPSASPATSGPVLTEVPAAPGSKRFILLPDSSTVVLREGSTLLYPATFSGSERIVTLTGEGYFDVREQPGKPFRIRSGKLVTTVLGTAFSIKAYPGQEHVTVTVSSGKVKIEEQAGNKLLGILGEDQQIVYENDAAVVETRPVKAEENIAWLKKGMDFHSVPFEDIAQQIGEQYQVKIAFANDALRKCRIRATFEGTETLDQVLFVLCTVRNATYTRQGETIIISGEGCPNEEGAASE, encoded by the coding sequence ATGGGTGTGACAGACATCAGGCATTTATTGGAGAAATACGCATCCGGCACCTGTACGCCGGAGGAGCGGGAAGCATTGGAGGCATGGTACGAAAGTTTCCGGCACCCCCATGCGGCGGACGCTTCGTGGGAAGCGGATGCGGTGCTCACGCGTGAGCTGATGCAGGATTTCCGCGAGATGCAGCGTCGCAAGGAACGGCTGTTTCGTGGCGACAAAGGCTGGCGCAACTGGTGGAAGGCCGCGGCCGTGATTGTTCCCGTTGCGGGCATCGGTGCTGTTTTGTGGATGAGCCGCCCGTCTGCCAGTCCGGCTACTTCGGGGCCGGTGTTAACGGAAGTGCCGGCAGCGCCCGGCAGCAAGCGTTTCATCCTGTTGCCCGACAGCAGTACCGTGGTGCTGCGGGAAGGCAGCACGCTCCTGTATCCCGCGACGTTCAGCGGTAGCGAGCGGATCGTAACGCTCACGGGCGAGGGGTATTTCGATGTGCGCGAGCAACCCGGCAAACCGTTCCGGATCCGTTCCGGGAAATTGGTAACCACCGTGCTGGGGACCGCCTTCTCTATCAAAGCCTATCCGGGACAGGAACATGTTACGGTGACGGTCAGCAGCGGGAAAGTGAAGATCGAAGAGCAGGCAGGCAACAAATTGCTGGGCATCCTGGGAGAAGACCAGCAGATCGTATATGAAAACGACGCCGCGGTCGTGGAAACCCGCCCGGTAAAAGCAGAAGAGAATATCGCCTGGCTGAAAAAAGGAATGGACTTCCATTCCGTACCATTCGAAGACATCGCGCAACAAATTGGAGAACAATACCAGGTAAAAATAGCATTCGCCAACGATGCATTGCGCAAATGCAGGATACGCGCCACTTTTGAAGGCACGGAAACACTCGACCAGGTGTTGTTTGTTTTGTGCACGGTGCGCAACGCGACCTATACCCGGCAAGGCGAAACAATCATCATCAGTGGAGAAGGCTGTCCAAACGAAGAGGGCGCCGCTTCAGAATAA
- a CDS encoding RagB/SusD family nutrient uptake outer membrane protein has product MKIKILTLVLAAIMVGGCGKDFLTRMPLDQLTDETYWSSEENVRAFAYRFYPVFFTGYGSGFSYGPYTYLGQGLNDDFSPETPGQFAKQIPTTSSNWSFVRVRDANLMLARVEKMEMLQPEAKNHWRGVARLFRAMAYYSLVNDYGDVQWYDRPLDIVEESELFKPRDARTVVMDHLQEDLEFAAANIRELDGAKGLNVTKWVALAYMSRIMLFEGTWQKYHGGNADKSKKYLEAAKWAANEVITKGGFSFSHNYRESFNALDLASNKEIIMYRSYVTGLLTHSTMSYVNTDPQVGPSKDLVETYLCNDGLPIGLSPLYQGDTTMAAVLTDRDPRLRHTVAPALRPTGSKGRFNNYAPSSSGYAHHKFLNESVAALPSGGGSLNETDAPVIRLGEVMVNYAEACAELGTLSQPDLDKSINKLRSRPVGNEEPLPPLEVLGGNPAVNGVAYDDPARDPQVPAMIWEIRRERRVELSFEGFRLDDLRRWKKLAYADTRNRPNINRGAWIRRADWVRTDGSGGSWLVNIHLTGPDEGYIIPSNSPAADRIFDNERVYLTPIPADQIKIFSDRGFVLSQNPLWQN; this is encoded by the coding sequence ATGAAAATCAAGATATTAACACTCGTATTGGCGGCGATCATGGTTGGCGGGTGTGGGAAGGATTTCCTCACCCGGATGCCGCTCGACCAACTCACCGATGAAACTTACTGGAGCTCGGAGGAAAACGTCCGCGCGTTCGCCTACCGGTTTTATCCCGTGTTTTTCACCGGATACGGCTCCGGGTTTTCCTACGGCCCGTATACTTATCTCGGCCAGGGGCTGAATGATGATTTTTCTCCGGAAACCCCGGGTCAGTTCGCCAAACAGATCCCCACCACTTCGTCGAACTGGTCGTTCGTGCGGGTGCGCGACGCGAACCTGATGCTGGCGCGGGTGGAAAAAATGGAAATGTTGCAGCCGGAGGCCAAAAACCATTGGAGAGGCGTAGCCCGGCTTTTCCGCGCCATGGCTTACTATTCCCTGGTGAACGATTATGGCGATGTGCAATGGTATGACCGTCCGCTCGACATCGTCGAGGAATCCGAGCTGTTCAAGCCCCGTGACGCCCGCACCGTGGTGATGGACCATCTGCAGGAAGACCTGGAATTCGCCGCCGCCAACATCCGTGAGCTGGATGGCGCCAAAGGCCTGAACGTGACCAAATGGGTAGCGCTGGCGTATATGTCGCGGATCATGCTGTTTGAAGGCACCTGGCAGAAGTACCACGGCGGAAATGCCGATAAATCTAAAAAATACCTGGAAGCGGCCAAATGGGCGGCGAATGAAGTGATCACCAAAGGCGGATTCAGTTTCTCGCATAACTACCGGGAATCCTTCAACGCGCTGGACCTCGCTTCGAATAAGGAGATCATCATGTACCGCAGTTATGTGACCGGTTTGCTGACGCATTCCACCATGAGTTACGTGAATACCGACCCGCAGGTGGGCCCGTCTAAAGACCTGGTAGAAACCTACCTCTGCAACGACGGGCTGCCCATCGGATTGTCGCCGCTTTACCAGGGCGATACCACGATGGCGGCGGTGCTCACCGACCGTGATCCCCGGCTCCGGCACACCGTGGCGCCCGCTTTGCGCCCTACCGGTTCGAAAGGCCGTTTCAACAATTACGCGCCGTCATCTTCCGGCTATGCCCACCATAAATTCCTCAACGAATCCGTCGCCGCTTTGCCAAGCGGCGGAGGAAGCCTGAACGAAACGGACGCACCGGTGATCAGGCTGGGGGAAGTGATGGTGAATTATGCAGAAGCCTGCGCGGAACTGGGAACACTGTCCCAGCCCGATCTGGATAAATCGATCAATAAACTGCGGTCGCGGCCGGTGGGAAATGAAGAGCCGCTGCCGCCGCTGGAGGTGCTGGGTGGAAACCCAGCGGTAAACGGGGTTGCGTACGACGATCCCGCGCGCGATCCGCAGGTGCCGGCCATGATCTGGGAAATCCGCAGGGAGCGCCGGGTGGAGTTGAGTTTCGAAGGTTTCCGCCTCGACGATCTCCGCCGCTGGAAAAAACTGGCATATGCCGATACCCGCAATCGTCCCAATATCAACCGTGGCGCCTGGATCAGGCGGGCGGATTGGGTGCGGACCGATGGGTCGGGCGGCTCCTGGCTGGTGAACATTCACCTGACCGGCCCGGATGAAGGTTACATCATTCCGTCCAATTCCCCGGCGGCAGACAGGATTTTTGACAACGAGCGCGTATATTTGACTCCGATCCCCGCGGATCAGATCAAAATATTCTCCGACAGAGGGTTCGTGCTCAGTCAGAATCCTCTCTGGCAAAACTAA